The following coding sequences are from one Hippocampus zosterae strain Florida unplaced genomic scaffold, ASM2543408v3 HiC_scaffold_258, whole genome shotgun sequence window:
- the LOC127594783 gene encoding uncharacterized protein LOC127594783 encodes MYHHIHSAKIKVADPSHQPLDTVAQLEWLGGDERFFVAGGWDGYLRVYTIENSTYTQSIKEVFSLFLGEPIICMAIVQSHVCVGLANGAIYFIDLNSKSQSLVGRHEGPVTMLAWKENMAMLVSGGTDKKVFFWRLGDPSPSGSHILGERVLNGDLRGNALVLGLSNENYICCNLDLTMKQDMVRSSLGSYSVLSAVRFNQQLSICLMGSIDGRVAINNVGKRHEQYELEKALIFKACKVEKETSSYIKTDISHPINCMDFHPHHSENFACGSATNKLAIWNTSSRNHVMIIDVDSPVTAVRFSPSGKLLAYALGDDWRNGLCMFGKVAPSILVERL; translated from the coding sequence ATGTACCACCACATCCACTCCGCCAAGATCAAGGTGGCCGACCCCAGTCACCAGCCCCTGGACACGGTCGCCCAACTGGAATGGCTGGGGGGCGACGAGCGCTTTTTCGTGGCAGGCGGCTGGGACGGCTACCTCCGGGTCTACACCATCGAGAACAGTACCTATACTCAGTCCATCAAAGAGGTTTTCAGTCTGTTCCTCGGTGAGCCCATCATCTGCATGGCCATCGTCCAAAGCCACGTCTGTGTCGGGCTGGCCAATGGCGCGATTTACTTCATTGACCTGAACTCGAAATCGCAGAGCTTGGTGGGCCGGCACGAGGGCCCGGTCACGATGCTGGCGTGGAAGGAGAACATGGCCATGCTGGTGTCAGGGGGGACGGACAAGAAGGTGTTCTTCTGGCGACTGGGCGACCCCAGCCCGTCCGGCTCACACATCCTGGGAGAGCGCGTGCTGAACGGGGACCTACGGGGGAACGCCCTGGTGCTGGGCCTGTCGAACGAGAACTACATCTGTTGCAACCTTGACCTGACGATGAAGCAGGACATGGTGAGATCCTCACTGGGCTCATACTCGGTGCTGTCGGCGGTGCGCTTCAACCAGCAGCTGAGCATCTGCCTCATGGGCTCGATCGACGGCCGCGTGGCCATCAACAACGTCGGCAAGAGGCACGAGCAGTACGAACTGGAAAAGGCCCTGATCTTCAAGGCCTGCAAGGTAGAGAAAGAGACCTCGTCCTACATCAAGACGGATATAAGCCATCCCATCAACTGCATGGACTTCCACCCCCATCACTCCGAGAACTTTGCCTGCGGGTCCGCTACCAACAAGCTCGCCATCTGGAACACCAGCAGTCGCAACCATGTGATGATCATCGACGTGGACTCCCCGGTGACGGCGGTGCGTTTCTCTCCCTCGGGAAAGTTGCTGGCCTACGCTCTGGGCGACGACTGGCGCAACGGACTCTGCATGTTCGGCAAGGTCGCCCCCAGCATCCTGGTCGAAAGGCTCTGA
- the LOC127594784 gene encoding ubiquitin carboxyl-terminal hydrolase 4-like, with product MNSLLQCMFHIPLFQKEIFEKPEVACKPISLRLSNLLLQSLSGSDVQRRDVVDLKIYIDEQLPQFKGTRQQDAQEFFQAIKGYIHRELNEASEKARLCTEVKPGDVAGQIDAYVAARTRVHHSMITRLFEGLLLNTITCPCGHERMNVEVFDEFCLHLTDTGESFKISELLSKYFQPEAIEELQCEHCGEKREASKQSVVKYFPKVLVLHVKRFAFAHNEGKKIEAEVEAELSQQVFGETYQLSGLILHKGDLSKGHYFAWCLNPDNGRWYEYNDSQVAER from the coding sequence ATGAACTCCCTGCTGCAGTGCATGTTCCACATTCCTCTCTTCCAGAAGGAGATCTTCGAAAAGCCGGAGGTGGCCTGCAAGCCGATTTCCCTCCGGCTGAGCAACCTGCTGCTGCAGAGCCTGAGCGGGTCAGACGTCCAGCGCAGGGACGTGGTCGACCTCAAGATCTACATCGACGAGCAGCTGCCCCAGTTCAAGGGCACCCGCCAGCAGGACGCCCAGGAGTTCTTCCAGGCCATCAAGGGCTATATTCATCGGGAGCTCAATGAGGCCTCTGAAAAGGCGCGACTTTGCACGGAGGTCAAGCCCGGCGATGTCGCGGGGCAGATCGACGCCTACGTGGCTGCGCGGACGAGGGTGCACCACAGCATGATCACGCGGCTGTTCGAGGGACTGCTGCTCAACACTATAACCTGCCCCTGCGGGCACGAGCGGATGAACGTCGAGGTCTTCGACGAATTCTGCTTGCACCTGACTGATACTGGCGAGTCGTTCAAGATTTCAGAGCTGCTTTCCAAATACTTTCAGCCAGAAGCCATCGAGGAGCTGCAGTGTGAACACTGCGGGGAGAAGCGGGAGGCCAGCAAGCAGTCCGTTGTCAAGTACTTTCCCAAGGTCTTGGTGCTGCATGTGAAAAGGTTCGCGTTCGCTCACAACGAGGGCAAGAAGATCGAGGCCGAGGTGGAGGCCGAGCTCAGCCAGCAGGTATTCGGGGAGACATACCAGCTGTCAGGACTGATATTGCACAAAGGGGACCTCTCGAAAGGGCACTACTTTGCGTGGTGCCTGAACCCGGACAACGGACGGTGGTACGAGTACAACGACAGCCAAGTGGCCGAGCGCTAG